Proteins from a single region of Amycolatopsis sp. CA-230715:
- a CDS encoding GHMP family kinase ATP-binding protein, with translation MEDVITAREKVGWPPGRSTWSDVDSEGSGRAVVRAHHGEFLQGVFPEGRRLIRGLISVPCDLYSASATFVPAEEPELTVDPGWKSKARAAAVLALTELGRSGTGGHLRLTGGAPLRRGFGSSTSDVIATIFAVYRAFAEKLTSEAAAVLAVRAEQASDSLMFDRRAVLFAHLDGGVIEDFGAELPPIGVLGFGTSPDGLGVDTAALPPARYSSWEIEEFRVLRTMFRRAVVSEDVELLGRVASASAGINQRHLPVRAFDRLQALAECGGAIGLQVAHSGDIAGLLFDVDDPDLEGKMEQNASALRELGIIRQWRFGVGAR, from the coding sequence GTGGAGGACGTCATCACCGCGCGGGAGAAGGTGGGGTGGCCACCCGGCCGTTCCACGTGGTCCGATGTGGACAGTGAAGGGTCGGGGCGCGCCGTGGTGCGCGCGCACCACGGCGAGTTCTTGCAAGGGGTGTTCCCGGAGGGCAGACGCCTCATCAGGGGGCTGATTTCGGTTCCGTGCGATCTCTACTCGGCGTCCGCGACCTTCGTGCCCGCGGAAGAACCGGAACTGACGGTCGACCCCGGTTGGAAGAGCAAGGCGCGTGCCGCCGCGGTGCTCGCGCTGACCGAGCTCGGCCGCTCCGGTACCGGCGGGCACCTCCGCCTCACCGGAGGTGCCCCGTTGAGGCGCGGCTTCGGGTCGTCAACGAGCGACGTCATCGCGACGATCTTCGCGGTGTACCGGGCGTTCGCCGAGAAGCTGACCAGCGAAGCGGCCGCCGTGCTCGCCGTCCGCGCCGAACAGGCCTCGGACTCGCTCATGTTCGACCGCAGGGCGGTCCTGTTCGCCCACCTCGACGGCGGCGTCATCGAGGACTTCGGAGCCGAGTTGCCACCGATCGGCGTGCTCGGGTTCGGTACCAGCCCCGACGGACTCGGCGTGGACACGGCCGCGCTGCCGCCGGCCCGATACAGCTCATGGGAGATCGAGGAGTTCCGGGTGCTGCGCACGATGTTCCGCCGCGCAGTGGTGTCCGAGGACGTCGAACTGCTCGGGCGGGTCGCGAGCGCGAGCGCCGGGATCAACCAACGACACCTGCCGGTGCGCGCTTTCGACCGGCTCCAAGCCCTTGCCGAGTGCGGCGGCGCGATCGGCCTGCAGGTCGCGCACAGCGGCGATATCGCCGGGCTTCTTTTCGACGTCGACGACCCGGACCTGGAGGGAAAGATGGAGCAGAACGCCTCGGCGCTGCGGGAGCTGGGGATCATCCGGCAGTGGCGCTTCGGAGTGGGGGCCCGATGA
- a CDS encoding cysteine synthase family protein: MTPRHSSKSYGSIIEATELPRLVRLDVNLYAAVFGVMKLLPARFMIDRAEDRGALTPGTTVIETSSGTFGLGLAMVCRMRGYRVVIVGDPAIDVHLQRRLRALGAEVEIVSKPNGPGGHQRARLDRVAQLKDRYTDHFVPGQYDNADNPASYAGAAEVISESLGRVDCLVGPVGSGGSTGGMASFLRLGRPEMSLVGVDTHGSVIFGMPDRPRLVRGLGNSLLPANVRHEAYDEVHWVNAEETFRATRELHSTQCLFMGPTSGAAYLVAKNWAAENPDATTVVIFPDEGNRYQETVYSDAWLYDNGVWPSTPQARPTLVDHPGDAAPTWSRMRWARRELGEVLATEPVR; this comes from the coding sequence ATGACGCCGCGCCACTCCAGCAAGTCGTACGGCTCGATCATCGAGGCGACGGAGCTGCCCCGGCTCGTCCGGCTCGACGTCAACCTCTACGCCGCGGTGTTCGGGGTGATGAAACTGCTGCCGGCGCGGTTCATGATCGACCGGGCGGAGGACCGGGGTGCGTTGACGCCGGGAACCACGGTGATCGAGACGTCATCGGGCACCTTCGGCCTCGGGCTGGCGATGGTGTGCCGGATGCGTGGCTACCGGGTCGTGATCGTCGGCGACCCGGCGATCGACGTCCATCTCCAGCGCCGTTTGCGGGCACTCGGTGCCGAGGTCGAGATCGTCTCCAAGCCGAACGGGCCTGGCGGTCACCAGAGGGCGAGGCTCGACCGAGTCGCCCAGCTGAAGGACCGGTACACCGACCACTTCGTGCCGGGGCAGTACGACAACGCCGACAACCCGGCGTCCTACGCGGGGGCCGCCGAGGTGATCAGCGAATCGCTCGGCCGCGTCGACTGCCTGGTCGGCCCGGTCGGGTCGGGTGGTTCCACCGGTGGGATGGCGTCGTTCCTCCGGCTCGGCAGGCCCGAGATGTCGTTGGTCGGCGTGGACACGCACGGAAGCGTCATCTTCGGGATGCCGGACCGCCCCAGGCTGGTGCGAGGTCTCGGGAACAGCCTGCTCCCGGCCAACGTCCGGCACGAGGCCTACGACGAGGTGCACTGGGTGAACGCGGAGGAGACGTTCCGGGCCACCCGCGAGCTGCACAGCACGCAGTGCCTGTTCATGGGACCGACCAGCGGCGCGGCGTACCTCGTGGCCAAGAACTGGGCGGCCGAAAATCCCGACGCCACCACGGTGGTGATCTTCCCCGACGAGGGCAACCGGTACCAGGAGACCGTCTACTCCGACGCCTGGTTGTACGACAACGGGGTCTGGCCCAGCACACCGCAGGCCCGGCCGACGCTCGTCGATCACCCCGGCGATGCCGCGCCGACCTGGTCGCGGATGCGCTGGGCTCGTCGCGAACTCGGCGAAGTGCTGGCCACGGAGCCGGTGCGATGA
- a CDS encoding ATP-grasp domain-containing protein, which translates to MTGTVLLVESNTTGTGRDFARQAVELGAHPVMITREPSRYPYLAEDEVEYVVADTADPAEVERIALARDRETGVCAVTTSSEYYVPIAAAVAHKLGRPGPSPEAVAACRDKGTQRAVSQAAGVPVPAFAVARTVEAAMAAARRIGPPVVVKPVRGSGSLGVLRCTDEKQVGKHAAELLGRTTNERGLAAPAEVLVEREIDGTEYSVETFGDAVISLVRKHLGPLPQFVELGHDVPAAVDDRDRELLTGTALRALRALGLGWGAGHVEIRISAGEAFLIEVNPRLAGGRIPDLVRLSTGIDLVRAQVAAAMGSEERPLPRIGENAAIRFLTAENAGVLADTEAALEAAGSVTGVVDAAFYHRTGDPVAPAADFRDRCGHVIAVAGGHGTAGEAAELGLGRLRAALSSTEDGDRP; encoded by the coding sequence ATGACCGGGACCGTCCTGCTGGTGGAGAGCAACACCACCGGTACCGGCCGGGACTTCGCCAGGCAGGCGGTCGAACTCGGCGCGCACCCGGTGATGATCACCCGCGAACCGAGCCGGTATCCGTACCTTGCCGAGGACGAGGTCGAGTACGTCGTCGCCGACACCGCCGACCCTGCCGAGGTCGAACGGATCGCGCTCGCGCGGGATCGGGAGACCGGCGTGTGCGCGGTCACCACCAGTTCCGAGTACTACGTGCCGATCGCGGCCGCGGTGGCGCACAAGCTCGGCAGGCCGGGTCCGTCGCCGGAGGCCGTCGCCGCCTGCCGTGACAAGGGAACGCAACGCGCGGTGTCGCAGGCGGCAGGGGTGCCGGTGCCGGCTTTCGCGGTGGCGAGGACCGTCGAGGCCGCGATGGCCGCGGCGCGCCGGATCGGGCCACCGGTCGTGGTCAAGCCGGTGCGGGGTTCCGGCAGCCTCGGCGTGCTGCGCTGCACCGACGAGAAGCAGGTGGGCAAGCACGCTGCGGAGCTACTGGGGAGGACCACGAACGAGCGTGGTCTCGCCGCCCCGGCCGAGGTACTGGTCGAACGCGAGATCGACGGCACCGAGTACTCGGTCGAGACGTTCGGCGACGCGGTGATCTCCTTGGTGCGCAAGCATCTCGGGCCGCTGCCCCAGTTCGTCGAACTGGGCCACGACGTCCCGGCGGCCGTCGACGACCGTGACCGCGAGCTGCTCACCGGGACCGCGCTCCGGGCGTTGCGCGCGCTCGGCCTCGGTTGGGGCGCCGGGCACGTCGAGATCCGGATCTCCGCTGGCGAGGCCTTCTTGATCGAGGTGAACCCGCGGCTCGCCGGCGGCAGGATCCCCGATCTGGTGCGGCTTTCCACCGGGATCGACCTGGTGCGGGCTCAGGTCGCGGCGGCGATGGGCTCGGAGGAGCGCCCGCTTCCGCGAATCGGTGAGAACGCGGCGATCCGATTCCTCACCGCCGAGAACGCGGGCGTGCTCGCGGACACCGAGGCGGCACTGGAAGCGGCCGGATCGGTGACGGGGGTCGTCGACGCCGCGTTCTACCACCGGACGGGCGATCCGGTCGCCCCCGCGGCCGACTTCCGAGATCGCTGCGGTCATGTCATCGCCGTGGCCGGCGGTCACGGGACGGCTGGTGAGGCGGCCGAGCTCGGGCTCGGCAGGCTCCGTGCGGCTCTCAGCTCAACCGAGGACGGTGATCGTCCATGA
- a CDS encoding argininosuccinate lyase: protein MTDSAMSTVDTGRLGTPLSATAQRILFGNGAADGPDELVREMWDLTEVDRAHLVMLTERRIVAPGHARLLLGAIDDLRSADFAALRDRPAPRGRYLSYESYLIELLGAEVGGVLHTGRSRNDLNATTTRLRARTEYAELVEEVRLLGAELLARAGEHRRVTMPAYTHRQPAVPVTYGHYLAGVGNGVARGLTGLLRAGEELEVNPLGAGAVGGTSVPIDQDRTTALLGFARPATNSLDAVASRDFVLRLLAESAVLGVLLARVAQDFSLWSTEEFGLVRVPDDLVGSSSMMPQKRNPFVLEHVQGRATAAMGAFVAAGSSMCTAGYTNAIAVGTEAVKHLWPAMRDLTEAVILLRLVVAGAEPVADRMLDRATEGYTAATHLAERMVAEGRPFRTAHHEVGKLVLEGLTAGESLAEAVARRPDDSVLAEPVRLEPDAVAEVCEFGGGAGPHAIEGALHALDEELTRTNGSFAHRKRRWGDAAGELDRQVRALLGCA, encoded by the coding sequence ATGACGGACAGTGCTATGTCCACTGTGGACACGGGAAGGCTCGGCACGCCGCTGTCGGCGACGGCGCAGCGGATCCTGTTCGGCAACGGCGCGGCGGACGGGCCCGACGAGTTGGTGCGCGAGATGTGGGACCTCACCGAGGTGGACCGTGCGCACCTGGTGATGCTGACCGAGCGGAGGATTGTCGCTCCCGGGCATGCTCGCCTCCTGCTCGGAGCCATCGACGACCTGCGGTCGGCGGACTTCGCCGCGTTGCGCGACAGGCCAGCCCCTCGTGGCCGTTATCTGAGCTACGAGTCGTACCTGATCGAACTGCTCGGTGCGGAGGTGGGCGGTGTGCTGCACACCGGGCGTTCCCGCAACGACCTCAACGCCACCACGACCCGCCTTCGCGCCCGGACCGAGTACGCCGAGCTCGTCGAGGAGGTGCGGCTGCTCGGCGCCGAACTGCTCGCCCGCGCCGGGGAGCACCGGCGGGTGACGATGCCCGCTTACACGCACCGGCAGCCCGCGGTCCCGGTCACCTACGGGCACTACCTCGCCGGCGTCGGCAACGGCGTCGCCCGCGGCCTGACCGGTTTGCTGCGGGCGGGCGAGGAACTCGAGGTGAACCCGCTCGGCGCGGGTGCCGTCGGCGGCACCTCCGTGCCGATCGACCAAGACCGCACGACCGCCCTGCTGGGATTCGCCAGGCCAGCGACCAACTCCCTGGACGCGGTGGCGTCCAGGGACTTCGTGCTGCGCCTGCTGGCCGAGTCCGCCGTGCTCGGCGTGCTGCTCGCGCGCGTGGCGCAGGACTTCTCGTTGTGGTCCACGGAGGAGTTCGGCCTTGTGCGCGTTCCCGACGACCTCGTCGGATCCAGTTCCATGATGCCGCAGAAGCGAAATCCATTCGTCCTGGAACACGTGCAGGGCCGGGCCACCGCCGCGATGGGCGCGTTCGTGGCCGCGGGGTCCTCGATGTGCACCGCGGGTTACACCAACGCGATCGCGGTGGGGACCGAAGCGGTGAAGCACCTGTGGCCGGCGATGCGGGACCTCACCGAGGCGGTGATCCTGCTACGGCTCGTCGTGGCGGGTGCGGAACCGGTCGCGGACCGGATGCTCGACCGGGCGACGGAGGGGTACACCGCCGCCACCCATCTCGCCGAGCGGATGGTCGCCGAGGGAAGGCCGTTCCGCACCGCGCACCACGAGGTCGGCAAGCTCGTGCTCGAAGGCTTGACCGCCGGTGAATCCCTCGCCGAGGCCGTGGCGCGGCGACCTGACGATTCCGTGCTCGCGGAACCGGTCCGGCTGGAGCCGGATGCGGTCGCCGAGGTCTGCGAGTTCGGTGGCGGAGCCGGTCCACACGCGATCGAGGGCGCGCTGCACGCCCTCGACGAGGAACTGACGCGCACGAACGGGAGCTTCGCGCACCGAAAGCGGCGCTGGGGCGACGCGGCGGGCGAACTCGACCGGCAGGTCCGAGCCTTGCTGGGGTGCGCATGA
- a CDS encoding amino acid adenylation domain-containing protein — MSRVGAEPGMAMDTGMLVPDRVAALAARQPDAVAIGSGGHALTYAELHDAATTLASELVARGVGPEVCVALCFERSSALVIAMLAVLEAGGFYLPLDPEYPAARLELMVRESDAVLVLGDQRSLALLPEDIGVPAVPVRDDGRAGFPGVTAPAVVPRAAVSPGNTAYVVYTSGSTGAPKGVVVTHSALRWFVENLQYAEPGTNDVVALASSPSFDALAFECWVALTRGARLHVVPRPVLLSPSELARSLRAGGVTMMYVTAALLQQLAVETPQFAAGLRILFFGGQRADHRSVLLVREKSAPARLVQVYGPTETTIWSSYQDVDEGGARGWIPLGEPIAGTTEYLLDAGLHPVPPGTPGEIYIGGDGVVRGYLGRPDLTAERFLPDPFRRGEPAARMYRTGDLARRRQDGSLEFLGRADGQVKIRGFRIELGEIELALTAHPEIAAAVVTVVEVPGGPQLIAHYVPEAGALPAKGRRLREFLAERMPPYMVPALYLPLERIPLAPNGKIDRPALVPPLTPDGRIDRRRLATRGAAG; from the coding sequence ATGAGCCGGGTGGGCGCGGAACCGGGGATGGCGATGGACACCGGCATGCTGGTGCCCGATCGGGTGGCCGCGCTCGCGGCGAGACAGCCCGACGCGGTCGCGATCGGATCCGGCGGGCACGCCCTGACCTACGCGGAACTGCACGACGCCGCCACGACACTGGCGTCCGAGCTCGTCGCGCGCGGCGTGGGACCGGAGGTCTGTGTCGCGCTGTGCTTCGAGCGATCCTCCGCGCTGGTGATCGCCATGCTCGCGGTCCTCGAGGCCGGTGGGTTCTACCTCCCTCTCGACCCGGAATACCCCGCCGCGCGGTTGGAACTGATGGTGCGCGAGTCCGACGCCGTACTCGTGCTCGGCGATCAGCGGAGCCTCGCGCTTCTGCCCGAGGACATCGGTGTTCCGGCGGTGCCGGTGCGCGATGACGGTCGCGCCGGGTTCCCCGGCGTGACGGCACCGGCGGTCGTGCCGAGGGCGGCCGTGTCGCCGGGGAACACGGCGTACGTGGTGTACACCTCGGGCTCCACCGGTGCCCCGAAGGGCGTCGTCGTAACGCACTCCGCGCTGCGCTGGTTCGTCGAAAACCTCCAGTACGCGGAGCCGGGAACGAACGACGTGGTGGCGCTCGCCTCCAGCCCTTCGTTCGACGCGCTGGCGTTCGAATGCTGGGTGGCCCTCACCCGAGGGGCGCGGTTGCACGTCGTCCCGAGGCCGGTCCTGCTGTCCCCCTCGGAACTAGCCCGTTCACTGCGGGCGGGCGGCGTCACGATGATGTACGTGACCGCGGCGCTGTTGCAGCAACTCGCCGTGGAGACACCTCAGTTCGCGGCCGGACTGCGAATCCTGTTCTTCGGCGGGCAGCGAGCGGACCACCGCTCGGTGTTACTGGTGCGCGAGAAATCGGCGCCGGCGCGGCTCGTCCAGGTCTACGGCCCGACCGAGACGACGATCTGGTCGTCATACCAGGACGTCGACGAAGGCGGTGCGCGGGGCTGGATCCCCCTCGGGGAGCCGATCGCCGGCACGACGGAGTACCTGCTCGACGCCGGCCTGCACCCCGTGCCGCCCGGCACGCCTGGCGAGATCTACATCGGCGGCGATGGCGTCGTGCGTGGTTACCTTGGCAGGCCGGACCTCACCGCGGAGCGGTTCCTGCCCGATCCCTTCCGCCGCGGCGAACCGGCGGCGCGGATGTACCGCACCGGCGACCTCGCGCGGCGGCGGCAGGACGGTTCGTTGGAGTTCCTCGGCCGTGCCGACGGCCAGGTCAAGATCCGCGGGTTCCGGATCGAGCTGGGCGAGATCGAACTCGCGCTCACCGCGCATCCCGAGATCGCCGCGGCCGTGGTCACCGTGGTCGAAGTGCCGGGCGGACCGCAGCTGATCGCGCACTACGTACCGGAGGCGGGTGCGCTGCCGGCGAAAGGGCGGCGGCTGCGGGAATTCCTCGCCGAGCGGATGCCGCCGTACATGGTCCCGGCCCTGTACCTGCCGTTGGAGCGCATTCCGTTGGCGCCCAACGGAAAGATCGACCGACCAGCGCTGGTCCCACCGCTGACACCGGACGGCAGGATCGATCGGCGGCGGCTCGCGACCAGGGGCGCGGCCGGATGA
- a CDS encoding SIS domain-containing protein, which translates to MEARLDRYERFIEKEYLAGLLKPDEYSLDGLTDGLRERFENKRFRRIVFTGMGCSAIVSDIIRGYFTEMGAPVEVHVVNDYDFRFLAPPSVLDDDATLYVISSYSGHSREPIKAFDALRDRGDQVLLLTSGGRLAELGRQAGISVAYWRLSEPDREYPLFHVSQYFAILMDLFHRLGVLAHDHRAELAELARKLNDDFDAGGRDLVESVADAAKDANIVMIGSPKWHESLLKLGKMHLNEMAMVPATRNFFHEFCHSEVATLSDPGRRHCVLWLADKDDDEYTIRKGENLRRLLTADVPENKNVSMVRIDLAQDGFLRKYFAALNIIQRVALRLGRHHDTASRDLISEAAGNPWYHSSTIATEERAG; encoded by the coding sequence ATGGAAGCACGGTTGGACAGGTACGAACGGTTCATCGAAAAGGAGTACCTGGCGGGTTTGCTGAAACCCGATGAGTACTCATTGGACGGGTTGACCGACGGCTTGCGCGAGAGGTTCGAGAACAAGCGGTTCCGGCGGATCGTGTTCACTGGGATGGGCTGCTCGGCGATCGTGTCGGACATCATCCGCGGGTACTTCACGGAGATGGGCGCGCCCGTGGAAGTGCATGTCGTCAACGATTACGATTTCCGCTTCCTCGCGCCCCCTTCGGTGCTCGACGACGACGCCACGCTCTACGTCATCAGCTCCTACAGCGGCCATTCCCGGGAACCGATCAAGGCGTTCGACGCGTTGCGCGATCGCGGTGACCAGGTACTGCTGCTGACCTCGGGCGGCAGGCTGGCGGAACTCGGCAGGCAGGCGGGAATCTCCGTCGCCTACTGGCGGTTGAGCGAGCCGGACCGCGAATATCCGCTCTTCCACGTCTCCCAGTACTTCGCGATCCTGATGGACCTGTTCCACCGGCTCGGGGTGCTCGCCCATGACCATCGCGCCGAACTGGCGGAGCTGGCGAGGAAGCTGAACGACGATTTCGACGCCGGGGGGCGTGACCTGGTGGAGTCGGTCGCCGATGCGGCCAAGGACGCGAACATCGTCATGATCGGTTCGCCGAAGTGGCACGAGAGCCTGCTGAAGCTGGGCAAGATGCACCTCAACGAGATGGCCATGGTGCCGGCCACGCGGAACTTCTTCCACGAGTTCTGCCACAGCGAGGTGGCGACCCTTTCGGATCCGGGCAGGCGGCACTGCGTCCTTTGGCTGGCCGACAAGGACGACGACGAGTACACGATCCGCAAGGGCGAGAACCTCCGCAGACTGCTGACCGCGGACGTGCCGGAGAACAAGAACGTCTCGATGGTGCGGATCGATCTGGCGCAGGACGGGTTTCTCCGCAAGTACTTCGCTGCGCTCAACATCATCCAACGGGTCGCGCTCCGGCTGGGCAGGCACCACGACACCGCGTCGCGGGACCTGATTTCCGAAGCGGCTGGGAACCCCTGGTACCACAGCTCGACGATCGCCACCGAGGAACGGGCCGGATAG
- a CDS encoding beta-ketoacyl-ACP synthase III produces MQTEQAREVPVVAGLGSWLPPRVVRNEELAQRLDTSDEWIRTRTGIAERRIAGDGIATIRMAIEAGSRALRSASAQTVDALVLATSTPDQLCPASAPQVATGLGFNGIPAFDVNAVCSGFLYGLASGGGLISSGMAQRVLVIGADTFSTLINPDDRTTMPIFGDGAGAVVLRAGRPDELGALGPIDLHSDGDQAGLLFVPAGGAQQRVDGVPMEAGDYFLAMKGAETFYLAYSRMAESARTVLDRAGWTVADVDRFVGHQANARILYTVAKQLGVPEEKVAVNVDRVGNTVAASIPLALADSARDGTLRTGDRVLLSAFGAGLTWGAAVLRWPDLRVC; encoded by the coding sequence GTGCAGACAGAGCAGGCGCGTGAGGTGCCCGTCGTCGCCGGACTCGGTTCGTGGCTTCCGCCGAGAGTGGTCCGCAACGAGGAACTGGCGCAGCGACTCGACACGTCCGACGAATGGATCCGTACCAGGACGGGGATCGCGGAACGCCGCATCGCCGGTGACGGGATCGCCACGATCCGGATGGCGATCGAAGCCGGATCGCGGGCGCTGCGGTCCGCTTCGGCGCAGACCGTCGACGCTCTGGTGCTGGCGACTTCGACGCCCGACCAGCTCTGTCCGGCCAGCGCGCCCCAGGTAGCCACCGGGCTGGGGTTCAACGGCATTCCCGCGTTCGACGTCAACGCGGTGTGCAGCGGCTTCCTCTACGGCCTCGCCTCCGGTGGTGGCCTGATCTCGTCCGGTATGGCACAGCGGGTGCTGGTCATCGGCGCGGACACCTTCAGCACGCTGATCAATCCGGACGACCGCACCACGATGCCGATCTTCGGTGACGGTGCGGGCGCGGTCGTCCTGCGCGCGGGGAGACCGGACGAACTCGGCGCGCTCGGCCCGATCGACCTGCACAGCGACGGGGACCAGGCCGGGTTGCTGTTCGTACCGGCAGGCGGTGCCCAACAACGGGTGGACGGCGTTCCGATGGAAGCGGGCGACTACTTCCTCGCGATGAAAGGCGCCGAGACCTTTTACCTGGCCTATTCGAGAATGGCCGAATCTGCCCGTACGGTACTCGATCGCGCCGGCTGGACGGTTGCCGACGTCGACCGATTCGTGGGGCACCAGGCGAACGCCCGAATCCTCTACACGGTGGCGAAACAACTGGGCGTTCCTGAGGAAAAGGTCGCCGTGAACGTGGACAGGGTCGGCAACACCGTCGCCGCGTCCATTCCGCTGGCACTGGCCGATTCCGCGCGCGACGGCACGTTGCGAACGGGCGACCGTGTCCTGCTCAGTGCGTTCGGCGCGGGCCTCACCTGGGGGGCGGCCGTTCTGCGCTGGCCGGACCTGCGGGTGTGCTGA
- a CDS encoding glycosyltransferase, which yields MKALIYAFGSRGDVQPYLALAYALKQAGHDVVLSASESARSSAEDYGIEFSSRDDWLTKMNIEDPLVQQLVMTEGEDKRALDKTVRKQAIAKVKAELNRRTPGLLEDIWAGAQAAGDIDIVVHPCNPVDQGHQIAEHKKVPAVLAVLHPHFAPSGDYGSAVVRPKPDRARFLNKLSHKVLPLFQQKKKEITQWRREVLGLPPRRNQHNRLVQADGSPTTLLQGFSEHLIKRSRDWTDAVHTTGFWFLPARDDWTPPSRLVEFLDAGETPIFVGFGSLKKGDPASRGKIILDAVGKAGVRAIIGTGWGGLEITDPPENVLVIEEAPYDWLFPRVSATVHAGGTGTMNAALVAGVPQVACPFHMEQAYWADTAHAIGVSTTPIPQGKLGVHNLAAAITEVTTDKGLTERAAAVAEKMRTDQGTAAAVKIIEEVHERHRARATAAR from the coding sequence ATGAAGGCACTCATCTACGCGTTCGGCTCGCGCGGGGACGTCCAGCCGTACCTGGCACTGGCGTACGCGCTCAAGCAGGCGGGGCACGATGTCGTCCTGTCCGCGAGCGAGAGCGCGCGTTCGTCGGCCGAGGACTACGGTATCGAATTCTCTTCCCGTGACGACTGGCTCACCAAGATGAACATCGAAGATCCCCTCGTCCAACAACTCGTCATGACCGAGGGCGAGGACAAGAGGGCACTGGACAAAACGGTGCGGAAGCAAGCGATCGCCAAGGTGAAGGCCGAACTGAACCGGCGTACCCCCGGCCTGCTGGAGGACATCTGGGCGGGCGCGCAGGCCGCCGGTGACATCGACATCGTGGTCCATCCGTGCAACCCGGTGGACCAGGGCCACCAGATCGCCGAGCACAAGAAGGTGCCGGCGGTGCTCGCGGTGCTGCACCCGCATTTCGCGCCCTCCGGCGACTACGGCAGCGCGGTCGTCCGGCCCAAGCCCGACCGGGCGCGGTTTCTCAACAAGCTGAGCCACAAGGTGCTGCCACTGTTCCAGCAGAAGAAGAAGGAAATCACGCAGTGGCGCCGGGAGGTCCTCGGCCTCCCACCGCGACGGAATCAGCACAACCGCCTGGTGCAGGCCGACGGTTCGCCGACCACGTTGCTCCAGGGGTTCAGCGAGCACCTGATCAAGCGTTCCCGTGACTGGACGGACGCGGTGCACACCACGGGCTTCTGGTTCCTGCCCGCTCGCGACGACTGGACGCCGCCGTCCCGGCTGGTGGAGTTCCTCGACGCGGGTGAGACCCCGATCTTCGTCGGGTTCGGCAGCCTCAAGAAGGGGGACCCGGCGAGCCGGGGCAAGATCATCCTGGACGCTGTCGGGAAGGCGGGTGTGCGGGCCATCATCGGCACCGGGTGGGGTGGGCTCGAGATCACCGACCCGCCCGAAAACGTCCTGGTCATCGAGGAAGCCCCGTACGACTGGTTGTTCCCCCGCGTCAGCGCGACCGTGCACGCGGGCGGCACGGGCACCATGAACGCGGCGCTCGTCGCCGGGGTGCCCCAGGTAGCCTGCCCGTTCCACATGGAGCAGGCGTACTGGGCGGACACCGCGCACGCGATCGGTGTCTCGACCACCCCGATCCCGCAGGGCAAACTCGGTGTGCACAACCTCGCCGCGGCGATCACCGAGGTCACCACCGACAAGGGGCTGACCGAGCGGGCCGCGGCGGTCGCGGAAAAGATGCGGACGGATCAGGGCACCGCGGCCGCGGTCAAGATCATCGAAGAGGTGCACGAGCGGCACCGGGCTCGCGCCACCGCCGCTCGGTAA